From Callospermophilus lateralis isolate mCalLat2 chromosome 5, mCalLat2.hap1, whole genome shotgun sequence, a single genomic window includes:
- the Zcchc10 gene encoding zinc finger CCHC domain-containing protein 10 encodes MATPMHRLIARRQAEANKQHVRCQKCLEFGHWTYECTGKRKYLHRPSRTAELKKALKEKEKLLLQQSMSISTGETNVEKKTKKKRSKSVTSSSSNSSDSSASDSSSESEETSTSSSSEDSDTDESSSSSSSSASSTTSSSSSDSDSDSSSSSSSSTSTDSSSEDEPPKKKKK; translated from the exons tgaAGCAAATAAGCAACATGTTAGATGTCAGAAATGCTTGGAATTTGGACATTGGACTTATGAATgcacaggaaaaagaaaatacctTCATAGGCCTTCAAGAACAGCAGAACTAAAGAaagctttaaaagaaaaagaaaaattattattacaACAAAG CATGTCTATCAGCACTGGAGAGACCAATGTAGAAAAAAAGACCaagaaaaaaag GTCGAAGAGTGTAACTAGTTCCAGTAGCAATAGCAGTGACAGTTCAGCCAGTGATTCTTCATCAGAGAGTGAAGAAACATCTACCTCATCTTCCTCAGAGGACAGTGACACCGATGAGAGCTCCTCTAGTTCTTCATCTTCAGCTTCCTCcacaacctcttcctcctcctctgatTCAGACTCAGACTCCAGCTCTTCCAGTAGTAGCAGCACCAGCACAGATAGCAGCTCTGAAGATGAGccaccaaagaagaaaaaaaaataa